The following DNA comes from Marinilabiliales bacterium.
CATGCTGATAAGCCAGGGCAAGGTAAGGGCAGCAGGTGTTTCCAATTACGATGTGCCACTTATGGAGGAGGCTGCCGGTGTAACAGTGATCGCATCGAACCAGGTGCCATACAGCATGCTTAAAAGGGATATTGAAAAGGATGTTGTTCCGTGGTGTATCAGTAATGATGTGGGCATCCTTGCATACAGTCCCCTGCAGAGGGGATTGCTGACAGGTAAGTTCAACCCCGGCCACAAGTTCGGCGAAGGTGATGCAAGGGGCGGACTGCACTGGTTCAGGAGGGAAAATATCGTCAGGGTAAATGAATTTCTCGATAAGCTCAGGCCGCTTGCCGAAGAGAAAGCTGCAACATTGTCGCAGCTTGTGTTGCGCTGGACCATTCAGCAGCCGGGTATAACCTGTGCGCTTGCCGGAGCAAGGGATCCGGAACAGGTGTCAGACAATGCCGGAACACTTGGGTTCTCACTCTCCGATGAAGAACTTGGTTTCATCAACATGGAGCTGAACAAACTCGAACTGCTTACCTGACAATAGTTTCGCAATGCCCCATAACCGGAAGTATGCATAATATATTACGTGGTTTTCCCCCGAAAGGGGATTTGATAAAATGGTACACGGAGAAAGGTCCCGGCCCTGTCCTGAAAGTGAACTGCCACATTCACTCCCCTTACTCGTTCAGTGCCTTTGATGATCTTGAGCAGGCTTTCTCAATGGCTGCCGCGGAGGATGTGAAAGTTCTGGGAATAAATGATTTCAACACAACCGAAGGGTACAGCCGGTTCTATGAACTGGGTCTTGCATACAGGGTCTTTCCCCTTTTCAACATCGAGTTTATGGGGCTTCTGGAAGAGGAGCAGAGAAAAGGGGTCAGGATTAATGACCCCAATAACCCGGGAAGAATCTACTTCTGCGGGAAAGGGCTTGATTTTCCGGTATCCCTCAGCGGGTCTTCATCAGCAAAGATAACCAGCGTGACAGCTGAGAGCCACCGCCAGGTGAGGGAGATGACGGCCCGGCTGAATGACCTTCTGCAGTCGGCTGGTTCAAGTGAGAGGATCGGGTTTGACGAGGTAAGGGAAAAACTGACCATGGGCATGGTGAGGGAACGTCATCTTGCCAGGGCCCTGCGACTTATGATCTTTCAGAAGCACCCGGCAGCCGGTGAAAGAAAGATGTTCCTCAAAGACCTTTTTGGAGGCACTGAACCAGCAGCAGATCCGGCAGATGTGGCCGCTCTTGAAAATGAGCTGAGGGGCAGGCTGCTCAAGTCGGGAGGCCCTGCATTTGTGGAGGAGGACAGCAAGGCCTTCCTGGATATTGATGAGATATGCGGAATTATCGCAGATGCCGGCGGAATACCCTGTTATCCTGTTCTTTTGGATGATGCCGGCGGAAACTGCACTGAGTTTGAGAGTGACCTGGAAGCGCTGTCGGGCAGGCTCAGGGCATGGGATGTGCCGGCCGTGGAACTTATTCCGGGAAGGAACTCCCCCGAAGCAATCAGGCGTTTTACCGGCTTTTTCAGGGATAAAGGATTTGTGGTTATGTTCGGCACAGAACACAACACACCGGCTTTGCAGCCGCTGAAGGTGGCGGTTCGGGGCGGCGGGGAACCTGACCCGGATTTGGCCGGCATTTCTTACCTGGGTGCATGCCTTGTTGCCGCACACCAGTATTTGCGGGCGAAGGGAGAAACAGGCTATGCCGGTTTTCCCGTGAAGGAGGAGAGAGAGGAGTTTGAGGAGCTGGGGAAAGCGGTAATAGCAAGGTTTATCGAGAAGGACGGTTGATGGTCTGCGAGCGGCAACCATCTGTAGCAGGCGGTTATAACGGTTACCGGATTTAAATTAAAGTAACTATGGAAGATAAAGCACTGGACGATCTTGTTGAGATATCCCGGTTTTACGGTACGGGCAAGGATTACGTGATAGCAGGAGGGGGGAACACCTCCTGGAAGGACGGTGACAGGCTCTGGATAAAAGCGAGCGGCACCAGCCTTGAAACCATCGGCCGTGACGGTTTTGCCGTAATGAGCAGGGCAAAGCTGCGGGAGATGGCAGAAAAAAAGTACAGCGACGACCCATTTGAGAGGGAGCGCCAGGTCAAGGCCGATCTTCATGCATGCTCTGCCGATCCGTCAAGTCCGCTTCGCCCATCTGTCGAGACAAATCTTCACGAGATAATAGAGTACAGTTATGTGGTGCACCTGCATCCGGCCCTGGTCGGGGGACTGTTATGCAGCCTTGATTCGCGCAGGGTCACTGCAGAGCTTTTCCCTGATGCACTTTACATTGAGTATACTGACCCGGGCTATACCCTTTTCCGCAAGGTGAAGGATGAGATTGAAAAATACAGGGAGGCCAGGGGACATGAACCACAGGTAATATTCATGGAGAACCACGGGGTGTTCGTTTCAGCCGGAACCACCGGTGAGATAAGGCAGATTTACGACAGGATCTTTTCCGGGATCAGGGCCCGGCTCGGGCCGGCAGATGAGACAGAGGAGCTGGCTGTACCGGAAGGTGCCGCACAGTTCATGCCGGTGATCCGCATGCTTGTGTCGGACGTGGGGCATAAAACAGTGTCGGCAAGGAACAACACACTCATCTCCCGATTCAGCCAAAGCAGCAGTTCCTTCTCAAAAGTATCGGCTCCCTTCACCCCCGATATAATTGTTTACTGCAAATCCTCATACCTCTATATTGATGAAAACGGTTCGCCTGAAAAGATAATCGGTGCGATTGAGTCGGGAATTCAAAGATTTCGCAGCGAAAACGGATATTTCCCTGTAATAGTTGTCGTGAAAGGATACGGGCTGTTTGGGATTGGAGATAACTGGCAGATGGCTGACACGGCGCTCGACATATTCGAGGACCTCATGAAGATCAGCCGCTATACCGAAAGCTTCGGCGGGCCGCGGTTCATGAATGACCGGCAGATAGAGTTTATTGATACCTGGGAGGTGGAGAATTACCGTAGAAACGTTGCATCAGGAAAGAAACATTCCGGCAGGGTTGAGGGGATAACGGCGATTGTTACTGGTGGCGCCATGGGTTTTGGTGCAGGGATCGCTTTGTCGCTCATCGATGAGGGTGCAAATGTTGTGATTGCCGATATCAGCCGGGAAGAGGGAGAGAAGCTGACAGGCCAACTGAATGGCCCCGGCAGGAAGAACAGGGCGGTCTTCATTGAAAGTGACATAACCGTTCCGGTGTCTGTAAAACAGCTGGTTGATAAGACCGTGATGGAGTTCGGGGGACTCGACCTGATGGTGTCCAACGCGGGAATACTGTATGCCGGTTCTCTTGATGAGATGGATGAGGAGGTGTTTGAACGTGTCACCAGGGTGAACTATACCGGCTATTTTCACTGCGCGAAATATGCATCGGCGGTCATGAAGCTGCAGAACCGCTTCAGCAAGGCCCGCTTTTTCGATATTATCCAGATAAACTCCAAATCCGGACTTAAGGGGAGCAACCGGAATTTCGCATATGCAGGCGGTAAATTCGGGGGAATTGGTTTGACCCAGTCCTTTGCGCTCGAACTGATGCAATTCAACATCAAGGTTAATTCCATCTGCCCCGGCAACTTTTTTGAGGGCCCGCTGTGGTCCGACCCCGAAAACGGGCTTTTTGTGCAGTATCTGCGTACAGGCAAGGTGCCTGGCGCAAAGACGGTTGATGATGTAAA
Coding sequences within:
- a CDS encoding SDR family NAD(P)-dependent oxidoreductase — its product is MEDKALDDLVEISRFYGTGKDYVIAGGGNTSWKDGDRLWIKASGTSLETIGRDGFAVMSRAKLREMAEKKYSDDPFERERQVKADLHACSADPSSPLRPSVETNLHEIIEYSYVVHLHPALVGGLLCSLDSRRVTAELFPDALYIEYTDPGYTLFRKVKDEIEKYREARGHEPQVIFMENHGVFVSAGTTGEIRQIYDRIFSGIRARLGPADETEELAVPEGAAQFMPVIRMLVSDVGHKTVSARNNTLISRFSQSSSSFSKVSAPFTPDIIVYCKSSYLYIDENGSPEKIIGAIESGIQRFRSENGYFPVIVVVKGYGLFGIGDNWQMADTALDIFEDLMKISRYTESFGGPRFMNDRQIEFIDTWEVENYRRNVASGKKHSGRVEGITAIVTGGAMGFGAGIALSLIDEGANVVIADISREEGEKLTGQLNGPGRKNRAVFIESDITVPVSVKQLVDKTVMEFGGLDLMVSNAGILYAGSLDEMDEEVFERVTRVNYTGYFHCAKYASAVMKLQNRFSKARFFDIIQINSKSGLKGSNRNFAYAGGKFGGIGLTQSFALELMQFNIKVNSICPGNFFEGPLWSDPENGLFVQYLRTGKVPGAKTVDDVKRHYEKQVPAGRGCRVEDVMKAIYYVIGQEYETGQAVPVTGGQNMLH
- a CDS encoding aldo/keto reductase; its protein translation is MEKRKLGKSGIEVTPIAFGAWAIGGWMWGGAEKNAAVKAIRKSVDLGITTIDTAPVYGFGLSEEITGEAVKGMRDKVQILTKFGLRWDGTRGKFFMATKDNSGNSIDLYGYSARDSVIEECENSLRRLGTDYIDLLQIHWPDPTTPVSETMEALNMLISQGKVRAAGVSNYDVPLMEEAAGVTVIASNQVPYSMLKRDIEKDVVPWCISNDVGILAYSPLQRGLLTGKFNPGHKFGEGDARGGLHWFRRENIVRVNEFLDKLRPLAEEKAATLSQLVLRWTIQQPGITCALAGARDPEQVSDNAGTLGFSLSDEELGFINMELNKLELLT